Proteins from one Desulfovibrio aminophilus genomic window:
- a CDS encoding hemolysin family protein — MNALFLELSVILLLVLLNGFFSMTEMALVSSRAVRLRNMAGNGNRGARLALDMRLRPERFLSTVQIGITVVGVLTGVYGGATLVAAATRLLVEAGAPLQAAEALAVALVVAAITFLTLVLGELAPKRLALRRPERLAAAAAPFMRLLTVLCLPLVQVLSLSTSAVLRVLGVSGKGEAALTEEDIRGLIAEGAESGVLENAERDMIERVFRLGDRRVEAIMTHRSRVAWLDLDAPDEENLRTVLEHPYGRFPAARGELEDVLGVVRARDVLLAARSGGPVDIAAHVRPALFAPTTMRAVRLLEIFKQRPGMHFAVVVDEYGVIQGIVTLYDILEAIVGDIPTPGTAPEPSALRREDGSLLIDALMPMDEALDVLETRLTDEDGGPFRTLAGFVLQRLGRPPALGDRFRWKGFAFEIVDMDGARIDKLLVTPPPDQDGDF; from the coding sequence ATGAACGCCTTGTTTCTGGAATTGTCGGTGATTCTCCTTCTCGTCCTGCTCAACGGCTTCTTTTCCATGACCGAAATGGCCCTGGTCTCCTCCCGGGCCGTGCGGCTGCGGAACATGGCCGGAAACGGGAACCGGGGGGCGCGGCTGGCCCTGGACATGCGCCTGCGGCCCGAGCGCTTCCTCTCCACGGTGCAGATCGGCATCACCGTGGTGGGCGTGCTCACCGGGGTCTACGGCGGCGCGACCCTGGTGGCCGCGGCGACCCGGCTTCTGGTCGAAGCGGGCGCGCCGCTCCAGGCCGCCGAGGCCCTGGCCGTGGCCCTGGTGGTGGCGGCCATCACCTTCCTGACCCTGGTGCTCGGCGAGCTGGCCCCCAAGCGCCTGGCCCTGCGGCGTCCCGAGCGGCTGGCGGCGGCCGCCGCGCCGTTCATGCGCCTGCTCACCGTCCTCTGCCTGCCCCTGGTGCAGGTCCTGAGCCTGTCCACGAGCGCGGTGCTCCGCGTCCTGGGCGTGTCCGGCAAGGGCGAGGCGGCCCTGACCGAGGAGGACATCCGGGGGCTCATCGCCGAGGGCGCGGAGAGCGGCGTCCTGGAAAACGCCGAGCGGGACATGATCGAACGCGTCTTCCGCCTGGGCGACCGCCGGGTGGAGGCGATCATGACCCACCGCTCGCGGGTGGCCTGGCTCGACCTGGACGCCCCGGACGAGGAGAACCTGCGCACGGTCCTGGAGCATCCCTACGGCCGCTTCCCCGCGGCCCGGGGCGAGCTGGAGGACGTGCTCGGCGTGGTGCGGGCCCGGGACGTGCTCCTGGCGGCCCGCTCGGGCGGCCCCGTGGACATCGCCGCCCACGTGCGGCCCGCCCTGTTCGCGCCGACCACCATGCGGGCCGTGCGCCTGCTGGAGATCTTCAAGCAGCGGCCGGGCATGCACTTCGCCGTGGTGGTGGACGAGTACGGCGTGATCCAGGGCATCGTCACGCTCTACGACATCCTGGAGGCCATCGTGGGCGACATCCCCACCCCGGGCACGGCCCCGGAGCCCTCGGCCCTGCGCCGCGAGGACGGCTCCCTGCTCATCGACGCGCTCATGCCCATGGACGAGGCCCTGGACGTGCTGGAGACGCGGCTCACGGACGAGGACGGCGGCCCGTTCCGCACCCTGGCCGGGTTCGTGCTCCAGCGCCTGGGCCGCCCGCCCGCGCTGGGCGACCGCTTCCGCTGGAAGGGCTTCGCGTTCGAGATCGTGGACATG
- a CDS encoding Crp/Fnr family transcriptional regulator produces MDALQAVGRVTLFDGLPQAQLEAVARIAVRKAVERGREIFQQGDPADGFYAVAEGKVKISNSNPAGKEQILHVFGPGESFGEVAVFERGVFPAAAQALADSELLFFPRRAFGEAIRKDPELAMNMLGLLSARLRMLVRKIEEVSLKEVPARLAAYLLTLPRDQGGNRVRLDIPKGQIALSLGTIQETLSRTLKRFAESGLIAMRGREITLSDPERLERLAGGERFEG; encoded by the coding sequence ATGGACGCTCTTCAGGCCGTGGGCCGCGTGACCCTGTTCGACGGCCTGCCCCAGGCCCAGCTGGAGGCCGTGGCCCGCATCGCGGTGCGCAAGGCCGTGGAGCGCGGCCGGGAGATCTTCCAGCAGGGCGACCCGGCGGACGGATTCTACGCCGTGGCCGAGGGCAAGGTGAAGATCTCCAACTCCAACCCGGCGGGCAAGGAGCAGATCCTGCACGTCTTCGGCCCGGGCGAGTCCTTCGGCGAGGTGGCCGTGTTCGAGCGCGGCGTGTTCCCGGCCGCGGCCCAGGCCCTGGCCGACTCCGAGCTGCTCTTCTTCCCGCGCCGGGCCTTCGGCGAGGCCATCCGCAAGGACCCCGAGCTGGCCATGAACATGCTCGGCCTGCTCTCGGCGCGGCTGCGCATGCTCGTGCGCAAGATCGAGGAGGTCAGCCTCAAGGAGGTGCCCGCGCGGCTGGCGGCCTATCTCCTGACACTGCCCCGCGACCAGGGCGGGAACCGCGTGCGCCTGGACATCCCAAAGGGCCAGATCGCCCTCTCCCTGGGCACGATCCAGGAAACCCTCTCGCGCACCCTGAAGCGCTTCGCGGAAAGCGGCCTCATCGCCATGCGCGGCCGCGAGATCACCCTCTCGGACCCGGAACGGCTCGAACGCCTGGCCGGGGGCGAACGCTTCGAGGGCTGA
- the cfa gene encoding cyclopropane fatty acyl phospholipid synthase, translated as MNASERLFGDLLGRAGVMLNGPDPWDIRVHDTRVYDRALLQKNLGLGEAYMDGWWDCDRLDEFFRRVLAAHLDESVRGGPGLLLSLLPALLRNRQTRHGARRAARRHYDLGNDLFQSFLDPRMQYSCAYFKDGAETLAEAQLAKLELICAKLGLGPGDRLLDIGCGFGGLARHAAETRGCRVTGVNISREQIAFAREHCAGLPVEIAERDYRDIPGTYTKAVSVGMFEHVGARNHRTYMRAVLEALEPGGVFLLHTIGSNRTAPGCDPWIERYIFPRGDLPSPAQLARAVEGLFVIEDWHNLGPHYARTLRCWHEGFEAAWPGLAGRYGERFRRMWRYYLLSSAGAFEARDIQVWQVVLTPVGASQPPDVRGEG; from the coding sequence ATGAACGCTTCCGAACGCCTGTTTGGGGATCTTCTGGGCCGGGCCGGCGTCATGCTCAACGGCCCCGACCCCTGGGACATCCGGGTCCACGACACCCGGGTCTACGACCGGGCCCTGCTCCAGAAGAATCTCGGCCTCGGCGAGGCCTACATGGACGGCTGGTGGGACTGCGACCGGCTGGACGAGTTCTTCCGCCGCGTGCTGGCCGCCCACCTGGACGAGAGCGTGCGCGGCGGCCCGGGCCTGCTCCTCTCCCTGCTCCCGGCCCTGCTGCGCAACCGCCAGACCCGCCACGGGGCCCGCCGGGCGGCCCGCCGCCACTACGACCTGGGCAACGACCTCTTCCAGTCCTTCCTCGACCCCCGCATGCAGTACAGCTGCGCCTACTTCAAGGACGGCGCGGAAACCCTGGCCGAGGCCCAGCTGGCCAAGCTGGAGCTCATCTGCGCCAAGCTCGGCCTGGGCCCCGGCGACCGCCTCCTGGACATCGGCTGCGGCTTCGGCGGCCTGGCCCGCCACGCCGCCGAGACGCGCGGCTGCCGGGTCACGGGCGTGAACATCTCGCGGGAGCAGATCGCCTTCGCCCGGGAGCACTGCGCGGGCCTGCCCGTGGAGATCGCCGAGCGGGACTACCGCGACATCCCGGGGACCTACACCAAGGCCGTGTCCGTGGGCATGTTCGAGCACGTGGGCGCCCGGAACCACCGGACCTACATGCGGGCCGTGCTGGAGGCCCTGGAGCCGGGCGGGGTCTTCCTCCTGCACACCATCGGCTCCAACCGCACGGCCCCGGGCTGCGACCCCTGGATCGAGCGCTACATCTTCCCGCGCGGCGACCTGCCGAGCCCGGCGCAGCTCGCCCGGGCCGTGGAGGGCCTGTTCGTCATCGAGGACTGGCACAACCTGGGCCCGCACTACGCGCGCACCCTGCGCTGCTGGCACGAGGGCTTCGAGGCGGCCTGGCCCGGCCTGGCCGGGCGCTACGGCGAGCGGTTCCGGCGCATGTGGCGCTACTACCTGCTCTCCAGCGCCGGGGCCTTCGAGGCCCGGGACATTCAGGTCTGGCAGGTGGTGCTCACGCCCGTGGGCGCGTCGCAGCCCCCCGACGTTCGCGGGGAAGGGTGA
- a CDS encoding lipopolysaccharide assembly protein LapB — protein sequence MSCCPTEERIKGAFSTAKTSKVGTGTTAKKVSTTIYVFVDEQEDGTIEVQAVNENHVPTGPTTSITRDELLADYFPDPEYYHKTMLPQMRELAKQIAGGERHLKNGQPFTAELNFQNALNLDEQNIRANFGIGLVYLRREEKEKALEVLRRLVTLDAAFEKRHKHLFNEFGINLRKNGMYEQALDYYGRALDFAKDDENLYFNIARTHIERRDLGRAKEALEQALAINPGFAEAKDYLAKLERGPSGLKLGIPSAS from the coding sequence ATGTCCTGTTGCCCAACCGAAGAGCGCATCAAGGGCGCTTTCTCCACGGCCAAGACCTCCAAGGTCGGCACCGGGACCACGGCCAAGAAGGTGTCCACCACCATCTACGTCTTCGTGGACGAGCAGGAGGACGGCACGATCGAGGTCCAGGCCGTGAACGAGAACCACGTGCCCACCGGGCCCACCACCTCCATCACCCGCGACGAACTGCTGGCCGACTACTTCCCGGATCCGGAATACTACCACAAGACCATGCTCCCCCAGATGCGCGAGCTGGCCAAGCAGATCGCCGGCGGCGAACGCCACCTCAAGAACGGCCAGCCGTTCACCGCCGAGCTGAATTTCCAGAACGCCCTCAACCTGGACGAGCAGAACATCCGGGCCAACTTCGGCATCGGGCTGGTCTACCTGCGGCGGGAGGAGAAGGAGAAGGCCCTGGAGGTGCTCCGGCGGCTCGTGACCCTGGACGCGGCCTTCGAGAAGCGCCACAAGCACCTGTTCAACGAATTCGGCATCAACCTGCGCAAGAACGGCATGTACGAGCAGGCCCTGGACTACTACGGCCGCGCCCTGGACTTCGCCAAGGACGACGAGAACCTCTACTTCAACATCGCCCGCACGCACATCGAGCGCCGCGACCTGGGCCGGGCCAAGGAGGCCCTGGAACAGGCCCTGGCCATCAATCCCGGCTTCGCCGAGGCCAAGGACTACCTCGCCAAGCTGGAGCGGGGACCGTCCGGCCTCAAGCTCGGCATCCCCTCCGCGTCCTGA